In Desulfobulbus oralis, one DNA window encodes the following:
- a CDS encoding ISL3 family transposase encodes MQIKTILNRIQVHKGFVYGPASLHELAGRLMLELEIRPRKGSRPVCSGCGKVCPGYDTQAQRRFEFVPLWGIAVFFLYAMRRVNCPDCGVKIERVPWAKGKSHLTTTYAWFLAGWAKRLSWLELARAFHTSWENVFRSVRMAVEWGLAHRDLTNVLAIGADEICWRRRKDKFVTLVYQLDQGKRRLLWIGRDRTTKTFRGFFDWFGPQSCQHLRFICSDMWKPYLRVIAEKAPDALNVLDRFHIMSHLSKAIDEIRAHEANELKSQGKEPLLAKSRWCLLKRPENLTDTQVDKLGELLACNLRTVRAYLLKEDFQRFWAYSSPAWAGKFLDAWCTRTMRSRLNSMKKVAKMLRVHRPLLLNWFQAQGEIALGCVEGLNNKAKVITKQSYGFRTYDGLEIALYHGIGDLPVPKATHRFC; translated from the coding sequence ATGCAAATCAAAACTATACTGAATCGGATCCAGGTCCACAAAGGTTTTGTGTATGGCCCTGCCAGCTTGCATGAGCTGGCAGGGCGGCTGATGCTGGAATTGGAGATCCGGCCACGCAAAGGGAGCCGGCCAGTCTGCTCCGGCTGTGGCAAAGTTTGTCCTGGCTACGATACCCAGGCCCAGCGCCGGTTTGAGTTTGTCCCCCTGTGGGGAATCGCGGTCTTCTTCCTCTATGCCATGAGACGAGTCAACTGCCCCGATTGCGGCGTCAAGATCGAGCGGGTTCCCTGGGCAAAGGGGAAAAGCCACCTGACCACCACCTATGCGTGGTTCCTCGCCGGATGGGCGAAGCGTCTTTCCTGGCTGGAGCTTGCAAGGGCCTTCCACACCTCGTGGGAGAATGTTTTCCGCTCGGTCAGGATGGCCGTGGAGTGGGGGCTGGCGCATCGCGATTTGACGAATGTCCTGGCCATCGGCGCCGACGAGATCTGCTGGCGCCGACGCAAGGATAAGTTTGTCACCCTGGTCTATCAGCTTGACCAGGGGAAAAGGCGGCTGCTCTGGATCGGCCGCGACCGTACCACCAAGACCTTCCGGGGATTTTTCGACTGGTTCGGGCCACAGAGCTGTCAACACTTGCGGTTTATTTGCAGCGATATGTGGAAGCCCTACCTGCGGGTCATTGCGGAGAAAGCTCCTGATGCGCTCAACGTTCTTGACCGTTTCCATATCATGTCCCACCTGAGCAAGGCCATTGACGAGATCAGGGCGCATGAGGCCAACGAGTTGAAAAGCCAAGGAAAAGAACCGCTCCTGGCCAAAAGCCGCTGGTGTCTGTTGAAACGGCCTGAAAACCTGACCGACACCCAGGTGGACAAACTCGGAGAACTGCTTGCCTGCAACCTCAGAACCGTCCGCGCTTACCTGCTTAAGGAAGATTTTCAGCGATTCTGGGCGTACAGTTCCCCGGCCTGGGCCGGCAAATTTCTTGATGCCTGGTGCACAAGAACCATGCGCTCCAGGCTCAACTCTATGAAGAAGGTCGCCAAAATGTTGAGGGTTCATCGCCCTCTTTTGCTCAACTGGTTTCAAGCACAAGGCGAGATCGCTCTCGGGTGTGTGGAGGGTTTGAACAACAAGGCCAAAGTGATCACAAAACAATCCTATGGTTTTCGGACGTATGATGGCTTAGAAATAGCATTGTATCACGGAATTGGTGACTTACCTGTCCCAAAAGCTACCCACAGATTCTGCTGA
- a CDS encoding VWA domain-containing protein, translating into MFNWLTAVWQASFQKSALRHRPPGQRWSALNLLLQVIGFFDNNIVEILRRHDRVSPRIRIVSNGGTLCGNAVQYAMQQFTGSRSSRKIIMMITDGDANDTEEFHDAIVRAKQAGLEFLGLGILDEHITRYLDEEECCVIEDLRRLAPEIFRMLRARLCGGTGWNPSGTNKFRT; encoded by the coding sequence ATGTTTAACTGGCTGACCGCTGTCTGGCAAGCCTCATTTCAAAAAAGCGCCCTGCGGCACAGGCCCCCCGGGCAGCGGTGGAGCGCCCTGAACCTGCTCCTGCAGGTCATCGGCTTTTTCGACAACAATATCGTGGAGATCCTCCGCAGGCACGACCGGGTGTCGCCGCGCATCAGAATCGTTAGCAATGGCGGCACCCTGTGCGGCAACGCGGTGCAGTACGCCATGCAGCAGTTCACCGGGTCCCGGTCGTCGCGCAAGATCATCATGATGATCACCGACGGCGATGCCAACGACACCGAGGAGTTTCACGATGCCATCGTGCGGGCAAAGCAAGCGGGCCTGGAATTTCTGGGTCTGGGCATTCTGGACGAACACATCACCCGCTACCTCGATGAGGAGGAGTGCTGCGTCATCGAGGACCTGCGCCGGCTCGCGCCGGAAATCTTCCGGATGCTGCGCGCCAGGCTCTGCGGCGGGACGGGGTGGAACCCTTCCGGCACGAACAAGTTCCGGACCTGA
- a CDS encoding diphthine--ammonia ligase, whose protein sequence is MSEKRFVMSYSGGKDCALALYRMIRRGCQPAALLTTYRAALGCSWFHGLKPDILKRVAEAMAIPLRLVPVGEGDGYRQDMLAALRDFRRAGVESCAFGDIDIQEHYDWCDALCRDAGIESVFPLWRESRKRVVYEFVDSGFKAAITVIRRSQLDESFLGRTLSRALADEIARRGADICGENGEYHSFVYDGPLFRYPLVPRLGRPFRQGACSVLPVRL, encoded by the coding sequence ATGAGTGAAAAACGCTTTGTCATGTCGTACAGTGGCGGCAAGGACTGCGCGCTGGCCCTGTACCGTATGATTCGGCGGGGTTGCCAGCCTGCCGCCCTGCTGACCACCTACCGGGCGGCTTTGGGCTGTTCCTGGTTTCACGGGCTGAAGCCCGACATCCTTAAGCGGGTTGCGGAGGCCATGGCCATCCCGCTCAGGCTGGTCCCGGTTGGAGAGGGCGACGGGTACAGGCAGGACATGCTGGCTGCACTGCGGGATTTTCGGCGGGCAGGCGTGGAGAGCTGCGCTTTTGGCGATATTGACATCCAGGAGCATTATGACTGGTGCGACGCCCTGTGCCGGGACGCCGGCATCGAGAGTGTCTTTCCCCTGTGGCGGGAAAGCCGGAAGCGTGTGGTGTACGAATTCGTGGACAGCGGTTTCAAGGCCGCCATCACCGTGATCAGGCGCTCGCAGTTGGATGAGAGCTTTTTGGGGCGGACGCTTTCCCGCGCGCTGGCCGACGAAATCGCCCGCAGGGGCGCTGATATCTGCGGTGAAAACGGCGAGTATCACAGCTTTGTGTATGACGGCCCGCTGTTCCGCTACCCGCTTGTGCCCCGTTTGGGGCGGCCGTTCAGGCAGGGGGCGTGCAGCGTGCTGCCTGTGCGGCTGTGA
- the nadC gene encoding carboxylating nicotinate-nucleotide diphosphorylase produces MDTLLLDPILRHFLTEDLEHGDITTDAIFGEADTASASFMARHDMVACGMASIAPRVFALVDSGVRCTGAVADGALARQGDVLLRISGPTRAMLKGERVALNLVQRMSGIATRTRSFVDKIQGCRAAIVDTRKTTPGLRMLEKYAVLAGGGRNHRYSLSDGALIKDNHIAACGSISEAVRRVRQTVPHTINIEVETTTLAEVAECLRLNVGLIMLDNMAPALMREAVQMIAGRALVEASGGVNLDNVRAIAESGVDIISIGGLTHSAPACDIGMDWDA; encoded by the coding sequence ATGGATACCCTGTTACTCGACCCGATTTTACGGCATTTTCTTACAGAAGACCTGGAGCACGGCGACATCACCACTGACGCCATCTTTGGCGAGGCCGACACGGCCAGCGCCAGCTTCATGGCCCGTCACGACATGGTGGCCTGCGGCATGGCCAGCATAGCCCCCCGCGTGTTCGCGCTCGTGGACAGCGGCGTGCGATGCACGGGCGCCGTGGCCGACGGCGCTCTGGCGCGCCAGGGTGATGTGCTGCTCCGGATCAGCGGTCCCACCCGCGCCATGCTGAAGGGCGAGCGGGTGGCGCTCAATCTGGTGCAGCGCATGAGCGGCATTGCCACCCGCACCCGCTCCTTTGTGGACAAAATTCAGGGCTGCAGGGCTGCCATTGTTGATACCCGCAAGACCACGCCCGGCCTGCGCATGCTGGAAAAATACGCCGTGCTGGCGGGCGGGGGCCGCAACCATCGCTACAGCCTGAGCGACGGCGCTTTGATCAAGGACAACCACATCGCCGCCTGCGGCTCCATCAGCGAGGCGGTGCGGCGGGTGCGGCAGACCGTGCCCCACACCATCAATATCGAGGTGGAGACCACGACCCTGGCTGAAGTGGCGGAATGTTTGCGCCTGAATGTGGGGCTTATCATGCTGGACAATATGGCGCCCGCGCTGATGCGGGAGGCGGTGCAGATGATTGCGGGCCGGGCGCTGGTCGAGGCCTCGGGCGGGGTCAATCTGGACAATGTGCGGGCCATTGCGGAAAGCGGCGTGGACATCATCTCCATCGGCGGGCTGACCCATTCGGCCCCGGCCTGCGATATCGGCATGGACTGGGATGCGTAG
- the rnc gene encoding ribonuclease III, with protein sequence MPSTQTALLQDHETSLNTLQARISYHFADQQLLLRALIHSSFAFEHLYVGQHNETLEFLGDSVLDLTLGSMLITRYPELREGKLTRIRAAMVNEHWLAGMAKDIQLDRHLLLGRGEESSGGREKSSILSSAYEALLGAMYLDGGYDTALAFVRRQFEGHLNTQRDNLLMSDPKSALQEFLQDRHNEGPVYTLLTQDGPAHARVFTVCAAFHGEELGRGQAGSKKAAEQLAARSALARLLGTGQ encoded by the coding sequence ATGCCCAGTACCCAGACAGCCCTGCTGCAGGATCATGAAACCAGCCTGAACACGCTGCAGGCGCGCATCAGCTACCACTTTGCCGACCAGCAACTCCTCTTGCGCGCACTCATTCACAGCTCCTTCGCCTTTGAACATCTCTACGTGGGCCAGCACAACGAAACCCTGGAATTTCTGGGTGATTCGGTGCTGGATCTGACTCTTGGCTCCATGCTCATCACCCGCTACCCCGAATTGCGCGAGGGCAAGCTCACCCGCATCCGGGCCGCAATGGTGAACGAGCACTGGCTGGCCGGCATGGCAAAAGACATCCAACTGGACCGGCACCTGCTCCTGGGCCGGGGCGAGGAAAGCAGCGGGGGCCGGGAAAAATCCTCCATTCTGTCCAGCGCCTATGAGGCGCTCCTGGGCGCCATGTACCTGGACGGCGGTTACGATACGGCCCTGGCCTTTGTGCGCCGCCAGTTCGAGGGGCATCTCAATACCCAGAGGGACAACCTCCTCATGAGCGATCCGAAAAGCGCCTTGCAGGAATTCCTGCAGGACCGCCACAACGAGGGGCCGGTTTATACCCTGTTGACTCAGGACGGGCCGGCCCATGCCCGCGTGTTCACGGTCTGCGCCGCCTTCCACGGCGAGGAGCTGGGTCGTGGCCAGGCGGGCAGCAAAAAGGCGGCGGAGCAACTGGCTGCCCGAAGCGCGCTGGCCAGGCTGCTCGGTACCGGGCAGTGA
- a CDS encoding NCS2 family permease, with amino-acid sequence MQVRTEILAGLTTFLTMSYILAVNPSVMSSTGMDRGALFTTTALVSIIATLVMAVYAKMPFALAPGMGLNAVFAYTICLGMGYSWRFALSAVFIEGLLFIILTVTNLREAIVNSLPPSLRCAIGGGIGLYLAFIGLQNGGVIVSREATLVMLGNITSGPGLLSLLGIVLTGLLLLWKVPGALLLGLLGTALAGVPLGITRFSGILSGPPSIAPIFCQMETELPLIFSLDMAVVVFTLLFIDLFDTLGMIMSLAPQAGLLLPDGRIRGINRALMADAIGTTVGAVFGSSTVTSYLESASGIAAGGRSGLTALTAAAGFMFALFFAPLFLAIPGAATCPALVIVGLYALRSIKGIDLQDDAEAIPAFLCMAFIPLAYSISDGIQLGLISYVLLNLLRGNTGKLKPGMYVLTLVFVLRYIFVPG; translated from the coding sequence ATGCAAGTCCGGACGGAAATACTGGCCGGGCTGACGACCTTTCTGACCATGTCCTATATTCTGGCCGTCAATCCATCTGTCATGAGCAGCACGGGCATGGACAGGGGGGCGCTGTTCACCACGACGGCTCTGGTCTCCATTATCGCCACGCTGGTCATGGCCGTGTACGCCAAAATGCCATTTGCCCTGGCCCCGGGCATGGGGCTGAATGCCGTTTTCGCCTACACCATCTGCCTGGGCATGGGCTACAGTTGGCGCTTCGCGCTGAGCGCGGTTTTTATCGAGGGCCTGCTGTTCATCATCCTGACCGTCACCAATCTGCGGGAGGCGATTGTCAACTCCCTGCCGCCCTCGCTGCGCTGCGCCATTGGCGGGGGCATCGGTCTTTATCTGGCCTTTATCGGGCTGCAAAACGGCGGGGTTATCGTGTCCCGCGAGGCGACGCTGGTCATGCTCGGCAACATCACCAGCGGGCCGGGCCTGCTTTCGCTGCTGGGCATTGTGCTGACCGGACTCCTGCTCCTCTGGAAGGTTCCGGGCGCGCTCCTGCTGGGTCTGCTGGGCACGGCCCTGGCGGGCGTTCCGCTGGGCATCACCAGATTCAGCGGCATCCTGAGCGGCCCGCCCTCCATCGCGCCCATTTTCTGCCAGATGGAAACGGAGCTGCCCCTGATATTTTCCCTCGACATGGCGGTCGTGGTCTTTACCCTGCTCTTTATCGACCTGTTCGACACCCTGGGCATGATTATGAGCCTTGCGCCGCAGGCCGGCCTGCTCCTGCCCGACGGGCGCATCAGGGGCATCAACAGGGCGCTCATGGCAGACGCCATCGGTACGACAGTGGGCGCGGTCTTCGGTTCCAGCACCGTGACTTCATACCTGGAAAGCGCCTCGGGCATTGCCGCGGGCGGACGCAGCGGCCTGACCGCCCTGACAGCGGCCGCCGGCTTCATGTTCGCGCTCTTTTTCGCGCCGCTTTTTCTGGCCATTCCCGGAGCGGCGACCTGTCCGGCCCTGGTCATCGTTGGCCTGTATGCGCTCAGATCCATAAAAGGCATCGATCTGCAAGACGACGCCGAAGCCATTCCAGCCTTTTTGTGCATGGCCTTTATTCCCCTGGCCTACAGCATCTCCGACGGCATTCAGCTTGGGCTTATCAGCTACGTTCTGCTCAACCTGCTGCGCGGCAACACTGGAAAACTGAAACCGGGGATGTACGTCCTGACACTTGTGTTCGTCCTGCGCTACATCTTTGTTCCAGGGTAG
- a CDS encoding ABC transporter substrate-binding protein: MRKPLLCFCLSALLLLTGLARQALVRAFTPPAPPAAPERIVSLAPSVTESLYALGLGPKVAGVTQFCRYPPEAAAKPHVGGFGDVNLEAVVRIRPDLAVLPVDKTTIKALLEQLGIPVLLLDTRSLPGLLRAIADLGAATGQEAKAEAILGRFDEALKTARAKAAGKRRPRVLFAVMHSYQDLGAIMEIHIIGRDGFYNELIEAAGGENVYKGQLAFPRLSFPVWSCLSSTGATPMTPSASCAGSWVP, translated from the coding sequence ATGCGCAAACCGCTTCTCTGCTTTTGCCTTTCGGCCCTGCTGCTGCTGACGGGTCTGGCTCGTCAGGCCCTGGTGCGCGCCTTCACGCCGCCCGCTCCGCCTGCCGCGCCCGAACGCATTGTGTCGCTCGCCCCGAGCGTCACAGAGAGCCTCTATGCCCTGGGCCTGGGGCCAAAGGTGGCGGGCGTCACCCAGTTTTGCCGGTATCCGCCCGAGGCAGCGGCAAAGCCCCATGTGGGCGGCTTTGGCGATGTCAACCTCGAGGCGGTCGTGCGCATCCGGCCCGATCTGGCCGTGCTGCCCGTGGACAAGACCACGATCAAAGCTCTTCTGGAGCAACTGGGCATCCCGGTGCTGCTGCTGGACACGCGCTCCCTGCCGGGTCTGCTCCGGGCCATTGCCGATTTGGGCGCGGCAACCGGGCAGGAGGCCAAGGCGGAAGCGATCCTCGGCCGCTTTGACGAGGCGCTGAAGACGGCGCGGGCAAAGGCCGCAGGCAAAAGACGCCCCCGCGTGCTCTTTGCCGTCATGCACTCGTATCAGGACCTGGGTGCCATCATGGAAATCCACATCATCGGGCGTGACGGCTTCTATAATGAACTCATCGAGGCGGCGGGCGGCGAAAACGTGTACAAGGGCCAACTCGCCTTTCCCAGACTGTCTTTTCCAGTCTGGTCATGTTTATCCAGTACTGGAGCGACGCCCATGACGCCCAGCGCATCATGCGCTGGCTCATGGGTTCCCTGA
- a CDS encoding FecCD family ABC transporter permease: MFIQYWSDAHDAQRIMRWLMGSLTGVEPARIADLAFIVMAALLLIRAMTSELDLLTAGEELAASRGVAVRQTKIAAFAVSSIMVGAIVSVTGPIGFVGMMAPHLCRLWFGWSHRILLPNAFMLGGCFLVVCDLVSRSILAPAELPIGIITAMVGGPFFLWTLFRSNSSGELL, encoded by the coding sequence ATGTTTATCCAGTACTGGAGCGACGCCCATGACGCCCAGCGCATCATGCGCTGGCTCATGGGTTCCCTGACCGGGGTGGAGCCTGCCCGCATAGCGGATCTGGCCTTTATCGTCATGGCCGCCCTCCTCCTCATCCGCGCCATGACGTCGGAGCTGGATCTGCTGACTGCGGGCGAGGAGCTGGCCGCGAGCCGGGGGGTGGCGGTGCGCCAAACCAAGATTGCGGCCTTTGCGGTCTCCTCCATCATGGTCGGGGCCATCGTGTCGGTGACCGGGCCCATTGGTTTCGTAGGCATGATGGCGCCGCATCTCTGCCGCCTCTGGTTTGGCTGGAGCCACCGCATCCTGTTGCCCAACGCCTTTATGCTGGGCGGCTGTTTCCTGGTTGTCTGCGACCTCGTATCGCGCAGCATCTTGGCCCCGGCGGAACTGCCCATCGGCATCATCACGGCCATGGTGGGCGGGCCCTTTTTTTTGTGGACCCTGTTCCGGAGCAACAGCAGCGGCGAGCTGCTGTAG
- the thpR gene encoding RNA 2',3'-cyclic phosphodiesterase has translation MQKRLFIALDMPTAPRAELARLCTGLPGARWTPENQMHLTLCFLGETEGSAFLDLREALADIRAQAFSLGLRGLGFFPPRGTPRVLWAGIEANPALLHLQARVLACVRRLGLPLEQRKFLPHITLARLSEASLPKLQGYLSTYALFSVPAFPMQSFCLYSSLLGRAGATHLVEAEYELGPACSATDPDRNKKSGLRTNTKTAESAGGDERN, from the coding sequence ATGCAAAAACGACTCTTCATAGCCCTGGACATGCCCACGGCCCCGCGTGCCGAGCTGGCCCGGCTGTGTACCGGCCTGCCCGGCGCACGCTGGACGCCGGAAAACCAGATGCATCTGACGCTCTGCTTTCTGGGCGAAACCGAAGGCAGCGCCTTTCTGGATCTCCGTGAAGCGCTCGCAGACATCAGGGCACAGGCCTTCTCGTTAGGCCTGCGGGGTCTGGGCTTTTTCCCGCCCCGGGGGACGCCGCGGGTGCTGTGGGCAGGCATCGAGGCCAATCCCGCCCTGCTGCACCTGCAGGCAAGGGTCCTCGCCTGTGTGCGGCGCCTCGGTCTGCCGCTGGAACAACGGAAATTTCTGCCGCATATCACCCTGGCACGCCTGAGCGAGGCCAGCCTGCCCAAACTGCAGGGCTACCTGTCCACATACGCGCTTTTTTCCGTGCCAGCCTTTCCGATGCAGAGCTTCTGCCTCTACTCCAGCCTCTTGGGCAGGGCCGGCGCCACCCACCTTGTGGAGGCCGAATACGAACTGGGCCCGGCCTGCTCTGCGACCGACCCTGACAGAAACAAAAAAAGCGGTCTCCGTACGAATACGAAGACCGCTGAATCCGCTGGAGGCGACGAGCGGAATTGA
- a CDS encoding sigma-54 interaction domain-containing protein, which translates to MQDSPIICDVDVITFIESAKSNPFFHVLPIGLALFSINGRFIYCNKAYLDMFDLPEDVAGRHVSDYFLTGYRGVMECLRAQEMVICPSVTNTSRLGVSLRYPLVSRTGDLRGVLVLSLSPRMGRDAVLALMDAAQTLNTWSGQCKLGVNGLCTFECMVGGSAAMKNLRRLGRRFALSQEPILIAGESGTGKELVAQSLHMASPRADRPFISVNCAAIPHELMESELFGYDKGAFTGARAEGMKGKFELADTGTIFLDEIGEQPLPVQAKLLRVLESGEIQKIAHRGALRSDFRLLCATNRDLRAMVMQHLFREDLYHRLSVFELVVPPLRERIHDLPMLVHHCISQCVGKERARGIYLDDEVLRAFQQNFWRGNVRELKNVLTYGVYALEEGENILTMRHLPVRFVREIQGSGAAGEAVQGGAGGVSGMLAEAGAHAERKILQDTLETFQYNKVKTAKALGISRSKLYRKLRERGLFSGHEKEPRENAQ; encoded by the coding sequence ATGCAAGACTCGCCCATTATCTGTGACGTGGATGTCATCACCTTTATAGAGAGCGCCAAATCCAATCCCTTTTTTCATGTCCTGCCCATTGGTTTGGCCCTGTTCTCCATCAACGGCCGTTTTATCTACTGCAACAAGGCCTATCTCGATATGTTCGATCTGCCGGAGGATGTGGCGGGCCGCCATGTCTCCGACTATTTTCTGACCGGTTACCGGGGCGTGATGGAGTGCCTGCGCGCCCAGGAAATGGTGATTTGCCCCAGCGTGACGAACACCAGCAGGTTGGGCGTGTCCCTGCGTTACCCTTTGGTCAGCCGTACAGGCGATCTGCGGGGGGTGCTCGTGCTCAGCCTTTCGCCCCGGATGGGCCGGGACGCGGTTTTGGCCCTGATGGATGCGGCCCAGACGCTGAATACCTGGTCCGGTCAATGCAAGTTGGGCGTTAACGGGCTGTGCACCTTTGAATGCATGGTGGGCGGTTCCGCGGCCATGAAAAACCTGCGCCGCCTCGGGCGGCGCTTCGCCCTCAGCCAGGAGCCGATTCTGATTGCCGGCGAGTCCGGCACGGGCAAGGAACTCGTGGCCCAGTCCCTGCACATGGCCAGTCCCCGGGCCGACAGGCCCTTCATCTCCGTGAACTGCGCGGCCATTCCACATGAACTCATGGAATCCGAGCTGTTCGGTTACGACAAGGGCGCCTTCACCGGGGCCAGGGCCGAGGGCATGAAGGGCAAATTTGAGCTGGCCGATACGGGCACCATTTTCCTGGACGAAATCGGCGAGCAGCCCTTGCCGGTGCAGGCCAAGCTGCTGCGGGTGCTGGAAAGCGGCGAAATCCAGAAGATCGCCCACAGGGGCGCGCTGCGTTCGGATTTCCGGCTGCTCTGCGCGACCAACCGGGATTTGCGGGCCATGGTGATGCAGCACCTGTTCCGTGAGGATCTCTACCATCGTCTGAGTGTTTTTGAGCTGGTCGTGCCGCCCCTGCGCGAGCGTATTCACGATCTGCCCATGCTGGTGCACCACTGCATTTCCCAGTGCGTGGGCAAGGAGCGGGCGCGCGGCATCTATCTTGACGACGAGGTGCTGCGGGCCTTCCAGCAGAATTTCTGGCGCGGCAACGTGCGCGAACTCAAGAATGTCCTGACCTACGGGGTCTACGCGCTGGAAGAGGGGGAAAACATCCTGACCATGCGGCATCTGCCTGTACGTTTTGTGCGCGAGATCCAGGGAAGCGGCGCGGCCGGGGAAGCGGTGCAAGGCGGCGCCGGAGGCGTGTCGGGCATGCTTGCCGAGGCCGGGGCGCATGCGGAACGGAAGATTTTGCAGGATACCCTGGAGACTTTTCAATACAACAAGGTCAAGACCGCCAAGGCCCTGGGCATCTCCCGCAGCAAGCTCTACCGCAAACTGCGGGAGCGCGGCCTGTTTTCTGGTCACGAAAAAGAGCCCCGGGAAAACGCGCAGTGA
- a CDS encoding IS5 family transposase (programmed frameshift), whose amino-acid sequence MSQLFYLSAEQLERIKPFFPRSHGIPRVDDRKVISGIIYVIKHGLQWKDAPREYGPYKTLYNRFLRWSQMGIFNNIFTELAKTAGQDGQVMIDATHLKAHRTAASLLKKGLFSRCIGRTKGGLNSKLHALCDGHGRPLAMKLTAGQVSDYKGAALLMDAIDALPEVRALLADRGYDADWFRDALRARGITPCIPPRRSRKRPCSYDQDLYKQRHKIEIMFGRIKDWRRIAMRYDRCAHTFFSALCLAASVIFYLD is encoded by the exons ATGAGCCAACTTTTCTACCTTTCTGCCGAACAACTCGAACGTATCAAGCCCTTCTTCCCACGTTCACATGGTATTCCGCGGGTCGATGACCGGAAAGTCATCAGCGGCATCATTTATGTCATCAAGCATGGCCTGCAGTGGAAAGATGCGCCGCGCGAGTATGGCCCGTACAAGACGCTCTACAATCGTTTTTTGCGCTGGAGCCAGATGGGCATCTTCAACAACATTTTTACCGAATTGGCAAAAACAGCGGGACAGGATGGCCAGGTGATGATCGATGCGACCCACCTCAAGGCGCATCGTACCGCCGCCAGTTTGCTCAAAAAAGGGCTCT TTTCCCGCTGCATCGGCCGCACAAAGGGCGGGCTGAACTCCAAACTCCATGCCCTTTGCGACGGCCACGGCAGGCCCCTGGCCATGAAGCTCACGGCAGGCCAGGTAAGCGACTACAAAGGAGCCGCCCTGCTTATGGATGCCATAGATGCTTTGCCCGAGGTCAGGGCGCTGCTGGCGGACCGTGGTTATGACGCCGACTGGTTCCGTGATGCCCTGCGTGCCAGAGGCATTACGCCCTGCATCCCGCCCAGAAGGAGCCGGAAGCGACCCTGCTCGTACGATCAAGATCTGTATAAACAGCGGCACAAGATCGAGATCATGTTTGGCAGGATCAAGGACTGGCGGAGAATAGCCATGCGTTATGACCGCTGCGCACATACCTTCTTTTCAGCTCTATGCCTCGCGGCTTCCGTCATATTCTATCTCGATTAA
- a CDS encoding MarR family transcriptional regulator: MNRLAERIDRKKNTVTGLISTLEERGYCRRAPDPDDARAQLVFRLLSRICGFPSGPMRLLGG; the protein is encoded by the coding sequence ATGAACAGGCTGGCAGAACGCATCGACAGGAAGAAGAATACTGTGACCGGGCTGATCAGCACCCTGGAAGAACGGGGCTATTGTCGCCGCGCACCAGACCCGGATGATGCGCGGGCGCAGTTGGTTTTTCGGCTCCTCAGCAGAATCTGTGGGTTCCCGTCAGGGCCGATGAGGCTGTTGGGTGGCTGA
- a CDS encoding helix-turn-helix domain-containing protein produces the protein MTGAHGAPSNKVKTAKALGISRSKLYRKLRERGLFSGHEKEPRENAQ, from the coding sequence TTGACCGGCGCCCACGGCGCTCCGAGCAACAAGGTCAAGACCGCCAAGGCCTTGGGCATCTCCCGCAGCAAGCTCTACCGCAAACTGCGGGAGCGCGGCCTGTTTTCTGGTCACGAAAAAGAGCCCCGGGAAAACGCGCAGTGA